actctctTTTCTTCTGcgtcaaaattaatgcccttattcgtctttttgcataaaccgctattatcaatcaactaatttttaccaaacatgtctacacaaacagctagtcaaatcagctaatgtaatcagctaacgtAATccgctaacagctaattcccaaacagggccaaagTGTGAATATAAAAAGTattattggagatgatatatcttaatAGCTTTTAAATCactgaaaattaattatttatattatttttaaagagtgTCGGGATAACCTACCATTTaatccagttttgtaattttcgcTTGTGCTCCCAAATTCATGTCCCTACTCAACAATAACGAAACTACTTTTCCGTCATGGTTTGCTCAATTGTTTCACTTTCATCCTTGCAAACGAACACACTGCTTAGGTTTGCAAGCTCTGTTGTTAGGATTCCTTTTGTTCTCTCTCCATTTGGGATAAATTGATAAtgattttttctcttttctgaTACATTGTGCTTGTGGTTTTAGCGCAGGTTATAAGATTGGACTGATTGGGGCTCAAGGTGTTTGATATAATGCGCAAGAGAGTTTATTTCCTGGATAACAATGAAGACTCCAGACGAAGTACAAAGATTATTGTCAATTACTAGTAACTGTAAGATTTCTACCGCAGATAGTAGAAGATTTCTATAAAAAGAGTTTGTATTCAACTTTATTGTATGTTTAGGGTTTATTTAGTACTGGAAATGTGGTTTGGCGATGACGTACAGAGGAGCTGTCCTGTGCATTGAGATGCCAAAAGCTTCACTATTATCAATATCTTGAGCTTTTTCTCCTGCTGGAAGTTCCCAATCAAAGCTGTGCATAAGTTGAGCTAAAGCAAGCTCAATACTTGCTGTTCCAAAATGAATAGCTGGGCAGCTTCTTCTACCAGCTCCAAAAGGTATGAGCTCAAAGTCCCGCCCCTTGAAATCTATGCTGCTTCCCATAAATCTTTCTGGTTCAAACTTTtcaggatttttccattgttttGAATCCCTCCCCATTGCCCATACATTTACATAAATTCGTGTTTTAGTTGGAATGTTGTACCCATCAATGATTACATCTTCCATGGATTCTCTTGGGACTAAAACAGGAACAGGTGGATGTAATCGGAAGATCTCTTTGATTACAGCTTTCATATAGTGCAGCTGAGGCAGATCGGGTTCTTGCACAACTCTTCTCTCACCAATCAGGCTCCGGATTTCAGCTTGTGCTTTTTCCATGACTCTGGGATTCATAATCAGCTCTGTCATCGCCCAATCAAGAGTTATGAAAGTCGTATCAGTTCCTGCAGCAAACATGTCCTGCAACAACATAACATCGCCAATTGAAAATCATTCATCCGGAATTTGTGAATGAATTGAAGAAAGTACTAATTACTCACCAAGATGACTGCTTTAACGTTATCCATGGTAAGAAACACATCTGCTGTTCGATTCTTGTGTATATCAAGTAAGACATCTAAAAGATCCTTATGCTCCTCTTGTTTCCCCGCAGAGTTCAAATGTTCACTTATGATTTCATCAAAAAACTGATCGAACCTTTGGAAGGTATTAAGGAGTTTCGATTTCATTCCTGTTAAGCTATGTACAAACTCCATGGAAGGAAAATAGTCTCCGAGACTGAATCCTCCAAGCAGCTCCTGATAATCCTCGAGCATCTTTTGGAAACCATGCTTATCACACTCTCCTCCACGAGAGAAGCTCCTTCCAAGTGTTACCCTGCAAAGAACATCATTTGAATATAGCCTAATCATCTTGCTAAGATTGATAGGTCCACGAGAAGATGATGAATCTGCTGCACATCTTTGAATTAAAGAAGCAACCTCTTCTTCCCTAACATAGCCAAATGATTGGACACGCTTGGCACTGAGCAACTCAAGTATGCAAATTTTCCTTACGCTCCTCCAATAAGCACCATAAGGAGCAAAGGCAATATCTGTGCAGCCGTAGAAGAGAAATTTGGCTGAGAAGAGTTGAGGACGGCTTGAAAGTGCAAGATCATGAGTTTTCAGCACTTCCTTAGCCAATCTAGCAGATGAAATTACAACAGTTGGGATCTGACCTAACTGTAGAAACATGATTGGACCATACTTGTGAGATAGGCGAAGAAGAGAAACGTGAGGCATGTTACCCAGCTGGTGAAGATTGCCAATAATTGGGAACTTTGGTGGACTTGGTGGGAGATTGAGCTTTCTTTTCCTGTGGTTTTCCTTTAGGAGAAACTTCATGACGAGTGCTATTAGAATGAACGCCAAAAGCAACACGGGCTTGGGGAGTTCCTTCAGCCATTGTAGGAGGAAAGCCATTGGAGATACCCCTGATGAGATTTCGGTGGTCATGATCGGTATGTTTGTTCATATCACTtgctattttaatattattactTTTATTATAGAACTGTATATTGACTTTAACGATGGGTCATGTGGCCATGACAGAATGACTTTTGTTACTATGTTATTACAAAGGATTGGCCTTAAGGGCCTAGACTCAAGGCACGTGTTCGAGAACATAAggtgcatatatatatatatatgtatatactctTTTTAACTTCATACTTGTCACTTGATATTCTTCTTCGAAGGGGCAGAGCCAGAGGGGGTGGGGAGGCCCCGACCCTCGTGCCCCGCCGGAAAACCCCAAAGAGAGGTTTTTCTTCCTAGAGCTCCAGCCATGGCTGAAGGTTTTTGTGTCGGGAAGAACTCTCTTTTAATATGCAAGAAAATGGAAGAGAGAAATGCTTTCTACGGGAAATAATTACGAGAGTGCCACTGTTTAGGTACCAATCTAATGAATGTTGTGATAGGATAAGGTGATTTCAGGTTTAGGATATTGGGCAGGGCGGTGGCCTGTTTGATACACTGGCTgtgcttattattttttttattttttatgttaagGTGTTGTGCTTATTTTCTTAATTGTTCATTGGTATAAAATCCGCAAGCCGAGATTTCACCACTAACAAACATATAAAACATTCCTAAATTGTGAAAATTATATAAAGCATCAAAACAACAAAACAAATAATAACGGTCATAATTCAACCATAATTATTTACTTATATAATTAGGATTCTAaattaaacaataaataaattcaataattttgtttttttagttcattagtttttttattagctaatttttttataattgtctgttttttttttaccaaaagaaTCAATATATTAAAGAAGAGGACTTGCATCCTCGATAATAGTG
The DNA window shown above is from Euphorbia lathyris chromosome 1, ddEupLath1.1, whole genome shotgun sequence and carries:
- the LOC136229569 gene encoding cytochrome P450 71AP13-like, with the translated sequence MTTEISSGVSPMAFLLQWLKELPKPVLLLAFILIALVMKFLLKENHRKRKLNLPPSPPKFPIIGNLHQLGNMPHVSLLRLSHKYGPIMFLQLGQIPTVVISSARLAKEVLKTHDLALSSRPQLFSAKFLFYGCTDIAFAPYGAYWRSVRKICILELLSAKRVQSFGYVREEEVASLIQRCAADSSSSRGPINLSKMIRLYSNDVLCRVTLGRSFSRGGECDKHGFQKMLEDYQELLGGFSLGDYFPSMEFVHSLTGMKSKLLNTFQRFDQFFDEIISEHLNSAGKQEEHKDLLDVLLDIHKNRTADVFLTMDNVKAVILDMFAAGTDTTFITLDWAMTELIMNPRVMEKAQAEIRSLIGERRVVQEPDLPQLHYMKAVIKEIFRLHPPVPVLVPRESMEDVIIDGYNIPTKTRIYVNVWAMGRDSKQWKNPEKFEPERFMGSSIDFKGRDFELIPFGAGRRSCPAIHFGTASIELALAQLMHSFDWELPAGEKAQDIDNSEAFGISMHRTAPLYVIAKPHFQY